One window of the Melanotaenia boesemani isolate fMelBoe1 chromosome 14, fMelBoe1.pri, whole genome shotgun sequence genome contains the following:
- the LOC121653355 gene encoding calcium homeostasis endoplasmic reticulum protein isoform X2 — MDIPNPPEDQELRNVIDKLAQFVARNGPEFEKMTMEKQKDNPKFSFLFGGEYFSYYKCKLAMEQQQHMYNPGAKDLVDIPPPPITMIAPPPVPPQATPSIDEMIQQSQWNLQQQEQHLHTLRQEQVTAAIALAMEQQTQKLLLETQLDITEFDNLLQPIIDTCTKDAISAGKNWMFNNAKTPPHCELMASHLRNRITVDGSHFELRLHLIYLTNDVLHHCQRKQQKDLLAALQKVVVPIYCTSFLAVEEEKQQKITRLLQLWEKNGYFDEETIQQLQNPALGLGQYQASLITEYAAAVQPIQLAFQQQIQSLKTQHEEFVVSLKQQQQPAPVGPLPTPAEPDKAPPMTTPAGDVKPPMSGPPPGDFDGAASRPQDSNNSSGPSDIPPNKPAWYDPQHVGPWNPNQPPPFDPNQPPPPCPPWNSHEGMWNEQRDPGNWSGGPPREGGPWSGPGGSDPGPQSWNSFEQQPPWGNQADQPPWGQREPPFPPRMQRPPHFRGPFPPHQQPPPFNQPPPPPHGFGRFPPRFMQEDFPPRHHYDRPYTPHRFDYAQGDFPGDMPGPPPHHHPSQRLPPPGMGAEHPPWGAGQHPEFGPPPHGFNGHSPHMRHRQPPVQDDPSLVPNVPYFDLPAGLMAPLVKLEDCDYKPLDPKDIRLPPPMPPSDRLLAAVEAFYSPPSHDRPRNSEGWEQNGLYEFFRAKMRAKRKKDQEKRNSGRGGSRSRSRSRSRGRSSSRSSSRSSKSSRSRSRSSHSRSRSRSYSRSRSRSRSRSSQSRSGSGSRSRSRSPTRRRRGAKSRSASPSSTAGLGTASSKLSADNRLGEENKGHQLLMKMGWSGSGGLGAKEQGIQDPIKGGDVRDKWDQYKGVGVSLDDPYDNYRRTKSYNFVARMKAREEVNREPQESPSNE; from the exons ATGGATATCCCGAACCCGCCCGAGG ATCAAGAACTGAGGAATGTAATTGACAAGCTGGCCCAGTTTGTTGCCCGAAATGGACCAGAGTTTGAAAAGATGACAATGGAGAAACAGAAGGACAACCCTAAGTTCTCTTTCCTTTTTGGAGGAGAGTACTTCAGCTACTACAAGTGCAAGCTTGCTATGGAGCAACAGCAGC ATATGTACAACCCTGGTGCAAAGGATTTAGTCGACATCCCTCCTCCACCAATAACGATGATTGCTCCACCTCCAGTCCCTCCTCAAGCTACACCCTCTATTGATGAGATGATTCAGCAGAGCCAGTGGAATCTGCAGCAGCAAGAgcaacacctacacacactcagacag GAACAAGTGACTGCAGCCATTGCTTTGGCTATGGAGCAACAGACTCAGAAGCTTCTGCTGGAAACTCAGTTGGACATCACAGAGTTTGACAACCTGCTGCAGCCCATCATAGACACCTGCACCAAAGATGCCATCTCA gctGGTAAGAACTGGATGTTCAATAATGCCAAGACTCCACCGCACTGTGAACTGATGGCATCCCATCTTCGCAACCGTATTACTGTTGATGGCTCACATTTTGAGCTCCGTCTACATCTCATCTACTTAACCAACGATGTTCTGCATCACTG TCAGCGAAAGCAGCAGAAGGATTTGTTGGCAGCGCTGCAGAAGGTTGTTGTTCCCATCTACTGCACCAGCTTTCTTGCTGTGGAGGAAGAAAAGCAACAGAAGATTACCAGG TTGCTGCAGCTTTGGGAGAAAAATGGCTACTTTGATGAAGAGACCATTCAGCAACTCCAGAATCCAGCACTGGGCCTTGGCCAGTACCAG GCGTCCCTGATAACGGAATATGCTGCAGCAGTGCAGCCTATTCAGCTGGCTTTCCAGCAGCAGATCCAGTCTTTGAAGACACAGCATGAGGAGTTTGTTGTTagtctgaagcagcagcagcagcctgccCCAGTAGGACCATTGCCTACCCCCGCTGAACCTGATAAGGCTCCACCAATGACCACACCAGCTG GAGATGTGAAGCCCCCCATGTCAGGTCCTCCCCCAGGAGACTTTGATGGAGCTGCATCCAGACCACAGGACTCAAATAACTCCAGTGGACCCTCAGATATCCCTCCCAACAAACCTGCGTGGTATGATCCCCAGCACGTTGGACCCTGGAACCCCAACCAGCCG cCTCCTTTTGACCCAAACCAGCCCCCCCCTCCTTGCCCTCCATGGAACAGCCATGAGGGGATGTGGAATGAGCAGAGGGACCCAGGAAACTGGAGTGGTGGTCCTCCAAGAGAAGGAGGCCCATGGAGCGGCCCAGGTGGGTCTGACCCTGGCCCTCAATCATGGAATTCATTTGAACAGCAGCCGCCATGGGGGAACCAGGCTGACCAGCCTCCCTGGGGTCAGAGGGAACCCCCATTTCCTCCACGCATGCAG AGGCCACCACATTTCAGAGGACCTTTCCCTCCCCACCAACAACCACCTCCTTTCAACCAGCCGCCCCCACCACCACATGGTTTTGGACGCTTTCCTCCACGTTTTATGCAGGAAGACTTTCCTCCCAGACACCATTATGACAGACCGTACACTCCACATCGTTTTGACTATGCCCAAGGAGATTTTCCTGGAG ACATGCCAGGTCCTCCTCCCCATCACCATCCCAGTCAGAGACTCCCTCCACCAGGTATGGGAGCTGAGCATCCTCCCTGGGGTGCAGGCCAACACCCAGAGTTTGGCCCACCCCCACATGGCTTCAATGGTCATTCTCCCCACATGCGTCATCGGCAGCCTCCAGTTCAGGATGATCCAAGTCTGGTACCCAATGTACCATACTTTGATCTGCCGGCTGGTCTCATGGCTCCACTGGTCAAA CTTGAGGACTGTGATTACAAACCACTGGACCCCAAAGACATCCGTCTGCCCCCTCCCATGCCACCCAGTGATCGACTGCTTGCTGCCGTAGAAGCTTTCTACAGCCCTCCTTCCCACGATCGGCCCAGAAACAG TGAAGGGTGGGAGCAAAATGGCCTGTACGAGTTCTTCAGAGCCAAGATGagagccaaaagaaaaaaagatcaggAGAAACGAAACAG TGGTCGTGGAGGCAGTCGCTCCAGGAGTCGTTCTCGCAGCAGAGGGAGGTCTTCTTCTCGCTCCAGTTCACGCTCCTCAAAGTCATCCAGGTCGCGATCCCGTTCATCCCACTCCCGCAGCCGCTCTCGCTCCTACTCACGATCCAG ATCCAGGAGCCGCTCCAGGTCATCTCAGAGTCGCTCCGGCTCAGGCTCCAGATCACGTTCGCGTTCACCTACCAGGCGACGTCGTGGTGCTAAATCCCGGAGCGCCTCCCCTTC CTCCACCGCTGGGTTGGGAACGGCATCTTCTAAACTGTCTGCCGATAACCGGTTAGGGGAAGAGAATAAGGGCCACCAGCTGCTGATGAAGATGG
- the LOC121653355 gene encoding calcium homeostasis endoplasmic reticulum protein isoform X1, with amino-acid sequence MDIPNPPEDQELRNVIDKLAQFVARNGPEFEKMTMEKQKDNPKFSFLFGGEYFSYYKCKLAMEQQQHPSTRDGEEYKCEDMYNPGAKDLVDIPPPPITMIAPPPVPPQATPSIDEMIQQSQWNLQQQEQHLHTLRQEQVTAAIALAMEQQTQKLLLETQLDITEFDNLLQPIIDTCTKDAISAGKNWMFNNAKTPPHCELMASHLRNRITVDGSHFELRLHLIYLTNDVLHHCQRKQQKDLLAALQKVVVPIYCTSFLAVEEEKQQKITRLLQLWEKNGYFDEETIQQLQNPALGLGQYQASLITEYAAAVQPIQLAFQQQIQSLKTQHEEFVVSLKQQQQPAPVGPLPTPAEPDKAPPMTTPAGDVKPPMSGPPPGDFDGAASRPQDSNNSSGPSDIPPNKPAWYDPQHVGPWNPNQPPPFDPNQPPPPCPPWNSHEGMWNEQRDPGNWSGGPPREGGPWSGPGGSDPGPQSWNSFEQQPPWGNQADQPPWGQREPPFPPRMQRPPHFRGPFPPHQQPPPFNQPPPPPHGFGRFPPRFMQEDFPPRHHYDRPYTPHRFDYAQGDFPGDMPGPPPHHHPSQRLPPPGMGAEHPPWGAGQHPEFGPPPHGFNGHSPHMRHRQPPVQDDPSLVPNVPYFDLPAGLMAPLVKLEDCDYKPLDPKDIRLPPPMPPSDRLLAAVEAFYSPPSHDRPRNSEGWEQNGLYEFFRAKMRAKRKKDQEKRNSGRGGSRSRSRSRSRGRSSSRSSSRSSKSSRSRSRSSHSRSRSRSYSRSRSRSRSRSSQSRSGSGSRSRSRSPTRRRRGAKSRSASPSSTAGLGTASSKLSADNRLGEENKGHQLLMKMGWSGSGGLGAKEQGIQDPIKGGDVRDKWDQYKGVGVSLDDPYDNYRRTKSYNFVARMKAREEVNREPQESPSNE; translated from the exons ATGGATATCCCGAACCCGCCCGAGG ATCAAGAACTGAGGAATGTAATTGACAAGCTGGCCCAGTTTGTTGCCCGAAATGGACCAGAGTTTGAAAAGATGACAATGGAGAAACAGAAGGACAACCCTAAGTTCTCTTTCCTTTTTGGAGGAGAGTACTTCAGCTACTACAAGTGCAAGCTTGCTATGGAGCAACAGCAGC ATCCCTCTACCCGCGATGGGGAGGAGTATAAATGTGAAG ATATGTACAACCCTGGTGCAAAGGATTTAGTCGACATCCCTCCTCCACCAATAACGATGATTGCTCCACCTCCAGTCCCTCCTCAAGCTACACCCTCTATTGATGAGATGATTCAGCAGAGCCAGTGGAATCTGCAGCAGCAAGAgcaacacctacacacactcagacag GAACAAGTGACTGCAGCCATTGCTTTGGCTATGGAGCAACAGACTCAGAAGCTTCTGCTGGAAACTCAGTTGGACATCACAGAGTTTGACAACCTGCTGCAGCCCATCATAGACACCTGCACCAAAGATGCCATCTCA gctGGTAAGAACTGGATGTTCAATAATGCCAAGACTCCACCGCACTGTGAACTGATGGCATCCCATCTTCGCAACCGTATTACTGTTGATGGCTCACATTTTGAGCTCCGTCTACATCTCATCTACTTAACCAACGATGTTCTGCATCACTG TCAGCGAAAGCAGCAGAAGGATTTGTTGGCAGCGCTGCAGAAGGTTGTTGTTCCCATCTACTGCACCAGCTTTCTTGCTGTGGAGGAAGAAAAGCAACAGAAGATTACCAGG TTGCTGCAGCTTTGGGAGAAAAATGGCTACTTTGATGAAGAGACCATTCAGCAACTCCAGAATCCAGCACTGGGCCTTGGCCAGTACCAG GCGTCCCTGATAACGGAATATGCTGCAGCAGTGCAGCCTATTCAGCTGGCTTTCCAGCAGCAGATCCAGTCTTTGAAGACACAGCATGAGGAGTTTGTTGTTagtctgaagcagcagcagcagcctgccCCAGTAGGACCATTGCCTACCCCCGCTGAACCTGATAAGGCTCCACCAATGACCACACCAGCTG GAGATGTGAAGCCCCCCATGTCAGGTCCTCCCCCAGGAGACTTTGATGGAGCTGCATCCAGACCACAGGACTCAAATAACTCCAGTGGACCCTCAGATATCCCTCCCAACAAACCTGCGTGGTATGATCCCCAGCACGTTGGACCCTGGAACCCCAACCAGCCG cCTCCTTTTGACCCAAACCAGCCCCCCCCTCCTTGCCCTCCATGGAACAGCCATGAGGGGATGTGGAATGAGCAGAGGGACCCAGGAAACTGGAGTGGTGGTCCTCCAAGAGAAGGAGGCCCATGGAGCGGCCCAGGTGGGTCTGACCCTGGCCCTCAATCATGGAATTCATTTGAACAGCAGCCGCCATGGGGGAACCAGGCTGACCAGCCTCCCTGGGGTCAGAGGGAACCCCCATTTCCTCCACGCATGCAG AGGCCACCACATTTCAGAGGACCTTTCCCTCCCCACCAACAACCACCTCCTTTCAACCAGCCGCCCCCACCACCACATGGTTTTGGACGCTTTCCTCCACGTTTTATGCAGGAAGACTTTCCTCCCAGACACCATTATGACAGACCGTACACTCCACATCGTTTTGACTATGCCCAAGGAGATTTTCCTGGAG ACATGCCAGGTCCTCCTCCCCATCACCATCCCAGTCAGAGACTCCCTCCACCAGGTATGGGAGCTGAGCATCCTCCCTGGGGTGCAGGCCAACACCCAGAGTTTGGCCCACCCCCACATGGCTTCAATGGTCATTCTCCCCACATGCGTCATCGGCAGCCTCCAGTTCAGGATGATCCAAGTCTGGTACCCAATGTACCATACTTTGATCTGCCGGCTGGTCTCATGGCTCCACTGGTCAAA CTTGAGGACTGTGATTACAAACCACTGGACCCCAAAGACATCCGTCTGCCCCCTCCCATGCCACCCAGTGATCGACTGCTTGCTGCCGTAGAAGCTTTCTACAGCCCTCCTTCCCACGATCGGCCCAGAAACAG TGAAGGGTGGGAGCAAAATGGCCTGTACGAGTTCTTCAGAGCCAAGATGagagccaaaagaaaaaaagatcaggAGAAACGAAACAG TGGTCGTGGAGGCAGTCGCTCCAGGAGTCGTTCTCGCAGCAGAGGGAGGTCTTCTTCTCGCTCCAGTTCACGCTCCTCAAAGTCATCCAGGTCGCGATCCCGTTCATCCCACTCCCGCAGCCGCTCTCGCTCCTACTCACGATCCAG ATCCAGGAGCCGCTCCAGGTCATCTCAGAGTCGCTCCGGCTCAGGCTCCAGATCACGTTCGCGTTCACCTACCAGGCGACGTCGTGGTGCTAAATCCCGGAGCGCCTCCCCTTC CTCCACCGCTGGGTTGGGAACGGCATCTTCTAAACTGTCTGCCGATAACCGGTTAGGGGAAGAGAATAAGGGCCACCAGCTGCTGATGAAGATGG
- the dohh gene encoding deoxyhypusine hydroxylase: MADAEQVVAVGRVLVDPGVDLPQRFRALFTLKNLGGAEAVEWISKAFSDDSALLKHELAYCLGQMQDTRAIPTLTAVLKDEKQEPMVRHEAGEALGAIGDPVVLDLLKQYSQDPVIEVAETCQLAVRRLEWMQSGGENQLEDGSTDKNPYCSVDPAPPALKKSVPELRSALLDESLPLFERYRAMFALRNIGTEEAVVALGDGLQCSSALFRHEIGYVLGQMQHPAAVPALRAALERSGENPMVRHEAAEALGSIGKEECLAVLQCYRKDKERVVKESCEVALDMLEYENSDQFQYADGLVRLQG; encoded by the exons ATGGCTGATGCGGAGCAGGTGGTAGCAGTAGGACGGGTTCTGGTGGATCCAGGTGTGGACTTGCCCCAGCGCTTCAGGGCTTTATTTACACTGAAGAACCTTGGAG GTGCTGAAGCTGTAGAATGGATCAGCAAGGCCTTCAGTGACGATTCAGCCTTACTGAAGCACGAGTTGGCCTACTGCCTGGGACAGATGCAGGACACGCGGGCCATCCCCACTTTAACTGCTGTCCTCAAAGATGAGAAGCAGGAGCCAATGGTCCGACATGAAGCAG GGGAGGCTCTAGGAGCCATTGGTGATCCTGTGGTTCTGGACCTACTGAAACAGTACAGTCAGGATCCTGTCATAGAG GTTGCAGAGACGTGTCAGCTGGCTGTCCGTCGGTTGGAATGGATGCAGAGTGGTGGAGAGAACCAGTTGGAGGATGGAAGTACAGATAAGAACCCTTACTGCTCTGTAGACCCAGCCCCTCCAGCACTGAAGAAGAGTGTACCAGAGCTTCGGTCTGCTCTGCTTGATGAAAGTCTTCCACTGTTTGAACGCTACCGTGCCATGTTTGCCCTGCGGAACATTGGAACTGAGGAGGCGGTGGTGGCATTAGGAGACG GCTTGCAGTGCTCCAGTGCCTTGTTCCGACATGAGATTGGCTACGTCCTTGGTCAGATGCAGCACCCAGCAGCAGTCCCGGCCCTGAGGGCAGCTTTGGAGCGTTCTGGAGAGAACCCCATGGTCCGACACGAGGCAGCAGAGGCTCTTGGCTCCATTGGAAAAGAGGAGTGTCTGGCTGTGCTCCAGTGTTACCGTAAAGACAAAGAACGTGTTGTCAAGGAGAGCTGTGAAGTTGCTCTTGACATGTTGGAGTACGAGAACAGTGACCAGTTCCAGTATGCAGATGGGCTGGTCCGGTTGCAGGGTTAa